From the genome of Populus trichocarpa isolate Nisqually-1 chromosome 15, P.trichocarpa_v4.1, whole genome shotgun sequence, one region includes:
- the LOC7456620 gene encoding omega-hydroxypalmitate O-feruloyl transferase — protein MADGSNDALKLTVKQGEPTLVPPAEETKKGLYFLSNLDQNIAVIVRTIYCFKSDVKGNEDAVEVIKNALSKILVHYYPIAGRLTISSKGKLIVDCTGEGAVFVEAETDCEIAELGDITKPDPVTLGKLVYEIPGAQNILQMPPVTAQVTKFKCGGFVLGLCTNHCMFDGIGAMEFVNSWGATARGLALDVPPFLDRSILKARIPPKIEFPHHEFDDIEDVSNTSKLYEEEMLYRSFCFDPEKLDQLKEKAMEDGVIAKCTTFQVLSAFVWRARCQALRMVPDQQIKLLFAADGRSRFEPPIPEGYFGNAIVLTNSLCTAGEIMENQLSFAVRLVQEAVKMVDDSYMRSAIDYFEVTRARPSLTATLLITTWSRLSFHTTDFGWGVPILSGPVALPEKEVILFLSHGIERKNINVLVGLPASSMKIFEELMQI, from the exons ATGGCAGATGGTAGTAACGATGCTTTAAAACTTACTGTTAAGCAAGGAGAACCGACTCTGGTTCCTCCAGCAGAGGAGACAAAGAAGGGCCTGTACTTTCTCTCAAACCTTGATCAAAATATCGCAGTCATAGTTCGTACAATTTACTGCTTTAAGTCTGACGTGAAAGGAAATGAGGATGCTGTGGAAGTCATTAAGAATGCCTTGTCAAAAATTCTTGTGCACTACTATCCAATAGCTGGGCGGCTAACAATTAGCTCAAAAGGAAAGCTGATAGTGGATTGCACCGGGGAAGGTGCTGTTTTTGTTGAGGCTGAAACGGATTGTGAAATAGCCGAGCTTGGAGACATAACAAAACCTGATCCTGTGACTCTTGGGAAGTTGGTTTATGAAATTCCTGGTGCACAAAACAtacttcagatgcctcctgtaACGGCTCAG GTGACTAAATTCAAATGTGGAGGATTTGTTCTTGGGCTATGCACGAACCATTGTATGTTCGATGGAATTGGTGCTATGGAGTTTGTGAATTCATGGGGAGCTACTGCTAGGGGTTTGGCTCTTGATGTACCTCCATTTCTAGATAGAAGCATACTCAAAGCTCGAATCCCGCCTAAGATAGAGTTTCCACACCATGAATTTGATGACATTGAAGATGTGTCAAATACCAGCAAGCTTTATGAAGAGGAAATGCTCTATAGATCTTTCTGTTTTGACCCCGAGAAACTTGATCAACTCAAGGAAAAAGCTATGGAAGACGGAGTTATAGCCAAGTGCACAACATTTCAAGTTCTCTCAGCCTTTGTGTGGAGAGCTCGATGCCAGGCATTGAGGATGGTGCCTGATCAACAGATAAAGCTCCTGTTTGCTGCAGATGGACGGTCTAGATTTGAGCCACCAATTCCTGAAGGATACTTTGGCAATGCGATCGTGTTAACAAATTCTCTGTGCACAGCAGGAGAGATAATGGAAAACCAGTTGTCCTTTGCTGTAAGGCTAGTTCAGGAGGCAGTTAAAATGGTTGATGACAGTTATATGAGATCAGCGATAGATTATTTTGAAGTTACAAGAGCCAGGCCCTCTCTGACTGCAACTCTTCTAATCACAACTTGGTCTAGGCTATCTTTCCACACAACAGACTTCGGATGGGGGGTGCCTATTTTATCAGGGCCTGTGGCTCTACCAGAGAAGGAAGTAATTCTCTTCCTTTCTCATGGGATTGAGAGGAAAAACATAAACGTTCTCGTAGGCCTGCCAGCTTCTTCCATGAAGATATTTGAAGAACTAATGCAGATTTGA